The sequence TGGACAACTGGGCCAGCGTTGTCGCCCGGTCGCTGCGCGCGGCGGGGATGACCCGCGGGGACATGCTGCACAACGCCTATGGCTACGGGTTGTTCACCGGCGGTCTGGGCATCCACCTCGGCGCGGATGCGCTGGGGCTGTCGACCTACCCCATTTCAGGGGGCATGACCCCGCGGCAGGTGCGCCTGATCGAAGATTTCAAACCGAAGGGCATCACCGTCACCCCTTCCTACGCGCTGTCGATCCTCGACGAGTTCGCGGCACAGGGAATGGACCCGCGCAAAAGCTCGCTCGAAGTCGGCATCTTCGGCGCCGAACCGTGGACGAACGCCATGCGGCTGGAGATCGAACAGGCATTCGACATGCACGCCGTAGACATCTACGGCCTGTCAGAGGTGATGGGGCCCGGTGTCTCGATGGAATGCGTCGAAACCAAGGATGGGCTGCATATCTGGGAGGATCACTTCTTTCCCGAGATCGTGAACCCGGAAACCGGCGAACCGGTGGCCGACGGGGAACAGGGTGAACTGGTCTTTACCTCGCTCACGAAGGAAGCGTTCCCGATCATTCGGTATCGGACACGGGACCTTACCCGCCTGCTGCCCGGCACCGCCCGGACGATGCGCCGGATGGAAAAGGTGACCGGGAGGTCTGACGACATGATCATCCTTCGCGGCGTCAACGTCTTTCCCACCCAGATCGAAGAGGCACTGATGGCGACCAGCGGCCTCGCGCCGCACTTTCAGATCGAACTGTCCCGGCCGGACCGCATGGATCAGATGCGTATCCTGTGCGAGTGCGCCGACAACTCCGTCTCCGGGGAGCAGCGCGCCGCGGCGGCCAAGGCACTGTCCGCGCAGATCAAGCAGACGGTAGGCATCAGCGTTTCCGTCGAGGTCGCCGATGTCGGCGGCGTGCCACGGTCGGAGGGCAAGGCGGTGCGCATCCTCGACAAGCGGCCCAAGGCCTGACCCCTCGGGTCAAGGTCAGCCGCACTTGATGTCGATGATCGTGTCGGTTTCGTCCAGCACGACATTCACGCGATCCGGGTTGAAATCCATCGTCACCGGGTCGCCCAGCCGGTACTGGCGCTTCGGCTCGGGGATCGAAAGGGCCACGACAGCGTCCTGTCCGATCATGCCGGCATAGGATGCGGCGTTGCAGGTGTCGGGGCCATCCGCATTGCCGCGGGCGGCCTCTCCGCCACCGGGCTGAGGTCCGCATGCCGCGAGCGTCGCAGCCGTGATCAAGGCCAATGGTGTCTTCATGTCCTGCTCCTTTGTCGTGGTCTAGAATGGATCAACCCGTGCACCGGGCTTCGGGTTCGCGCCGTTCTTTCCGTCCCCATACCCGATCATGGGAACCGGCGAACGAGACTGCCCGACGGATCACGTGCCATACCGGGCCAGAAAGGTCTCCACCGCGCCGTTGACAACCCTGTCCATCTCGGCCTCCGAGACCGACTTGATAACGCCAAAGACGAGACGGGGCCAGATATCCGCCTTGCACAGTTCGCCGAACTGGTCGGCGGCCAGCGGAAAATCGTCGATACGCAATTCCCCCCGCGCCGCCGCGCTTTTGAAATAGGTCATCATCTCGGCCCGGATCACCACCGGACCCGTGGCGTAGAACTTTTGACCCAGTTCGGGGAACCGGTCGGCTTCCGCGACGCAGATGCGAAACACCTGCTGCCCGAAAGTCGACGTGAGAAACCTCAGCAGGTGCCGCCCCGCCTGCCCCAGCACCGCACGAGGCGGCGCGTGCATGTCGATGCTCTTGATCGCCTCTTCGCTCTGCCTCACGCATTCGGCGGTGGCGACCTCAAGGAACAGCAGGCGCTTGTCGGGAAAGTAGCTGTAGAGCGTCGCCTTCGACACTGCGGCCACGCGGGCGATCTCGTCGACGCTGGCCCCTTCGAATCCGTCCGCCATGAAAACGGTGCGCGCGCCTTCGAGAACCTGATCGTACTTGCGGCCCTTCCGGACCTTGGAGGAGATGGCGTTCATGGATGCTCCGGCGGCTGAGGCACCACAATATAAACCGAATCGTTCAGTTCCAAGCGGTATTCGGTCCACTGCGGTGCTTGCGCCAAACCCTTTTGCTGGATACCCCTTTCAGCATGCTGGCGATCTTCCTGAAAACCCTTCCCTTCTTTGCCCTGATCGGGCTGGGCTTCTGGGCCGGGCGCACACGGTTCTTCAGCGCGGAAGCGACCGCATACCTGACCAAGTTCGTTTTCTACTTCGCCCTGTCGGCCATGCTCTTCAGGTTCTCCGCGAACCTGTCGCTGGCCGAGGTCTGGGACACACGCCTCGTGGTGGCCTACCTGTGGGGAACGACCTTCGTCTACGGGGTGGCCACGCTGGTCGGTTTCCTGCGGGGCCTTGATGTGCCGACCACGGCGATCGAGGCGCAATGCGCGGCGATCGGGAACACGGGGTTCCTGGGGATTCCGATGCTGACCCTTCTTCTGGGGACCGAGGCGATCGGGCCGATGCTGCTGGCGCTGGCCATCGACCTGGTCGTCTTTTCGAGCCTGATCGTGATCCTCATCACGGGCGCCCGGGGGGTCTCAGCCCGCTGCAGACGATCAGGCCCATCGGGGTGGGATTGCTGCGCAACCCGATGATCGTCGCCATCAGCATGGGCTTTGTCTGGTCGGGGCTGAACATCCCGATACCCGACCCGATGAACGACTTTCTCGCCATTCTGGGCGGCGCCGCCACGCCGGGGGCGCTGTTTGCCATCGGTGCCTCGCTGGCCCTGACCCGGCCGGACAAGCTGCACATCGCGGGTTGGCTCAGCTTCTGCAAGCTGGTGCTGCACCCGTTGTTCGTCGGCTTCGCCGCGCTGTTCCTGTTCGGCGTCGACCCGTTCAAGGCCGGGGTCCTGATCGCGGTTTCGGCGCTGCCGGTCGCGGGTAACGTCTACATGCTGGCACAGCACTACAACGTCGCGGCCGTCCGGGCCTCCACCGCGATACTGATTTCCACTGCCCTGAGCATCCTGACGGTCAGCCTCGTGGTGGGCTGGGTCGGACAGCTCTGACAACCCGACACACCCAAAGGTACAGTCACTTCGAAAGGAAGACAGATGAAAACGATCTCGGAAAACGCGTGCTTCGGCGGATCGCAGGGCGTCTACACGCATGCCTCGACCACCTGCAATTGCGACATGACCTTCGGGTTGTTCCTGCCCGCCGAGGCGCGGGACGGGCCCGTTCCCGTGTTGTGGTATCTGTCGGGCCTGACCTGCACCCATGAAAACGCCATGACGAAGGCCGGCGCACAGGGGTGGGCCGCCGAGCAAGGCATCGCGCTGGTCTTTCCCGATACCTCGCCCCGCGGGGACGACGTGGCCGACGATGAAGCCTATGACCTCGGCAAGGGTGCGGGGTTCTACGTGAACGCGACCGAGGATCCCTGGAAACCGCACTTCCGCATGTGGGACTACGTGGCCGAGGAATTGCCCGCGCTGATCGGGGAGCAGTTCGCCGTCGATCTGGACCGGCAGGCGATCACAGGCCATTCCATGGGCGGGCACGGCGCACTGACGCTGGCGATGAGCCTGCCGGGCCGCTACCGTTCCGTGTCGGCCTTTGCGCCCATTGCCAACCCCAGCGCCAGCGACTGGGGCAAGAAACAGCTTGGGGCCTACCTGGGCGACGATCAGGCCGCATGGGCGCGCCATGACGCGACCCTTCTGATGGCGGAAAAGGGCTTTGACGGTCCCGTGCTGATCGATCAGGGCGCATCGGACCAGTTCCTCGACCTGCTCAAGCCCGAAGCGCTGGCAGCCGCGATCGCCGAGAAGCGGCAACAGGCGACCTTCCGGATGCAGCCGGGATACGATCACAGCTACTTCTTCGTTTCCACCTTCATGGAAGATCACGTGACCTTCCACGCAGAGGCGCTCTGGTCAGCATGACTGCGCTCTACATCGATGCGGACGCCTGCCCGGTCAAGGCCGAGGCGGAGCGGGTGGCAACGCGCCACGGCGTTCGGATGTTCATCGTGTCCAACGGCGGCCTGCGGCCATCGCAGAACCCGCTGGTCGAGACGGTAATCGTCCCCGATGGACCCGACGTGGCGGACATGTGGATCGCCGAGCGGGCGGGCGTGGGCGACGTCGTGGTCACGGGCGACATCCCGCTGGCGGCGAAATGCGTT is a genomic window of Sulfitobacter alexandrii containing:
- the paaK gene encoding phenylacetate--CoA ligase PaaK is translated as MKDLTPAKSTLDPIEIASRDEIESLQLERLKWSLRHAYENVPFYRSSFDAAGVHPDDLKSLADLAKFPFTVKTDLRDNYPFGMFAVPREQVARIHASSGTTGQPTVVGYTQGDLDNWASVVARSLRAAGMTRGDMLHNAYGYGLFTGGLGIHLGADALGLSTYPISGGMTPRQVRLIEDFKPKGITVTPSYALSILDEFAAQGMDPRKSSLEVGIFGAEPWTNAMRLEIEQAFDMHAVDIYGLSEVMGPGVSMECVETKDGLHIWEDHFFPEIVNPETGEPVADGEQGELVFTSLTKEAFPIIRYRTRDLTRLLPGTARTMRRMEKVTGRSDDMIILRGVNVFPTQIEEALMATSGLAPHFQIELSRPDRMDQMRILCECADNSVSGEQRAAAAKALSAQIKQTVGISVSVEVADVGGVPRSEGKAVRILDKRPKA
- a CDS encoding I78 family peptidase inhibitor is translated as MKTPLALITAATLAACGPQPGGGEAARGNADGPDTCNAASYAGMIGQDAVVALSIPEPKRQYRLGDPVTMDFNPDRVNVVLDETDTIIDIKCG
- a CDS encoding TetR/AcrR family transcriptional regulator, with translation MNAISSKVRKGRKYDQVLEGARTVFMADGFEGASVDEIARVAAVSKATLYSYFPDKRLLFLEVATAECVRQSEEAIKSIDMHAPPRAVLGQAGRHLLRFLTSTFGQQVFRICVAEADRFPELGQKFYATGPVVIRAEMMTYFKSAAARGELRIDDFPLAADQFGELCKADIWPRLVFGVIKSVSEAEMDRVVNGAVETFLARYGT
- the fghA gene encoding S-formylglutathione hydrolase; amino-acid sequence: MKTISENACFGGSQGVYTHASTTCNCDMTFGLFLPAEARDGPVPVLWYLSGLTCTHENAMTKAGAQGWAAEQGIALVFPDTSPRGDDVADDEAYDLGKGAGFYVNATEDPWKPHFRMWDYVAEELPALIGEQFAVDLDRQAITGHSMGGHGALTLAMSLPGRYRSVSAFAPIANPSASDWGKKQLGAYLGDDQAAWARHDATLLMAEKGFDGPVLIDQGASDQFLDLLKPEALAAAIAEKRQQATFRMQPGYDHSYFFVSTFMEDHVTFHAEALWSA
- a CDS encoding YaiI/YqxD family protein; protein product: MTALYIDADACPVKAEAERVATRHGVRMFIVSNGGLRPSQNPLVETVIVPDGPDVADMWIAERAGVGDVVVTGDIPLAAKCVAAGARVLKHNGEALTAANIGNVLATRDLMADLRAADPFRQGGGKSFTKADRSRFLDALERTLRAAAQQQKQL